In Armatimonadota bacterium, a single genomic region encodes these proteins:
- the tdh gene encoding L-threonine 3-dehydrogenase: protein MQAIAKTRPEPGVEIVQVPEPTIQPGYVKLKLEAASVCGTDLHIYNWDEWSSARIKPPRIIGHEFCGTVVEVGEGVTEREVGDFVASESHIVCGKCIQCLHGQAHVCANTVILGVDVDGGFAEYAVIPWENARPTPRGVSPLVAAFQDALGNAVHTAMAGPLEGRSVLITGMGPIGQMAVTVCKAAGADKVFATEVSEFRTASALKVGADDVFNPLTQDALAETLKHCPGGVDVVLEMSGHPSQLALAIGAVRPGGRVSLLGVYGKAEQTILLNEVIFKGIDLQGIVGRKLWDTWDQMGALLQSGKLNLDPIVTHVMHYTEFQNAMELMKAGKAGKVVFTFN from the coding sequence GTGCAAGCCATCGCAAAGACGCGACCTGAGCCGGGCGTTGAAATCGTCCAAGTTCCCGAACCAACCATCCAGCCTGGTTACGTGAAGCTCAAACTCGAGGCTGCGTCGGTATGCGGCACCGATTTGCACATTTACAACTGGGACGAATGGTCTTCCGCTCGCATTAAACCACCGCGTATCATCGGGCATGAGTTCTGCGGAACCGTCGTCGAAGTCGGCGAGGGTGTCACCGAGCGCGAGGTTGGGGATTTTGTTGCCAGCGAGTCGCATATCGTCTGCGGCAAGTGCATTCAATGCCTCCATGGGCAAGCTCATGTCTGTGCAAACACGGTTATCCTCGGCGTTGACGTCGACGGTGGATTTGCCGAATACGCGGTCATTCCTTGGGAAAACGCCCGCCCGACTCCACGTGGAGTGTCGCCTCTCGTCGCGGCCTTCCAAGATGCCCTGGGCAACGCTGTTCACACTGCCATGGCGGGTCCGCTCGAAGGTCGAAGTGTTCTCATCACCGGTATGGGACCAATCGGCCAAATGGCAGTGACTGTTTGTAAGGCAGCGGGAGCCGACAAGGTTTTTGCTACCGAGGTCAGCGAGTTTCGAACCGCCTCTGCGCTCAAAGTCGGGGCCGATGACGTCTTCAATCCGCTCACTCAAGATGCGCTGGCCGAAACGCTAAAGCACTGTCCAGGTGGCGTTGATGTTGTCCTTGAGATGTCGGGTCACCCCTCTCAACTCGCATTAGCGATAGGCGCCGTTCGGCCTGGGGGCAGGGTGTCCCTGTTGGGAGTTTACGGAAAGGCTGAGCAGACAATCCTCCTTAACGAGGTCATCTTCAAAGGGATCGATTTGCAGGGCATTGTCGGTCGCAAACTCTGGGATACGTGGGATCAGATGGGCGCTTTGTTGCAAAGTGGCAAGCTCAATCTGGATCCAATCGTCACCCACGTAATGCACTACACCGAATTCCAGAATGCGATGGAGCTGATGAAGGCCGGTAAGGCCGGAAAGGTCGTCTTTACGTTCAACTAG
- a CDS encoding DNA-processing protein DprA: protein MRVLSTVLAALYGEGENRPGSRSSRHTQILSCLRRGLDGETEPSWNWILSTLRREGFVTEAVHLMNTRRITQAEVLLDRQEIVTSACAAYPQSLLKHLGRCAPPVLWVSDPSMAATPPWQDEDGLDRFGVGGVGSRQPPPMGVELARATGHWCSDRGYFGVSGAAEGCDAAFGDGILGAQGDVVHFLPCGMDHGRWLGYALSVCPPREPFSTGRAMERNGLIYAMAHFTVVCSARFRKGGSWQGAAAAIKGHQAVAVADWTSTGHDASLSENNHGTFRVAQHALANLGAYQLAVDLATHRENYPFALDDAMTWAYDFRAGAINAGLFAAAS from the coding sequence ATGCGAGTTTTAAGTACTGTCTTGGCAGCACTCTACGGAGAAGGTGAAAACCGCCCCGGCTCGAGATCGTCGCGTCACACCCAAATACTCTCATGCCTTCGGCGAGGGCTCGACGGGGAAACGGAACCTTCATGGAACTGGATTCTCTCGACCCTACGCCGCGAGGGTTTTGTCACCGAGGCCGTCCACTTGATGAATACCCGGCGGATCACTCAGGCGGAAGTGCTGTTGGATCGGCAGGAGATCGTTACGTCGGCTTGTGCGGCTTACCCCCAGTCTTTGCTAAAGCACCTTGGCCGCTGTGCTCCGCCGGTTCTTTGGGTTAGCGATCCATCTATGGCAGCCACACCTCCTTGGCAGGACGAGGACGGCTTGGATCGTTTTGGAGTAGGAGGAGTCGGCAGTCGTCAGCCACCTCCGATGGGGGTCGAGTTGGCCCGGGCGACAGGACATTGGTGCTCGGATCGAGGCTATTTTGGAGTTTCAGGCGCCGCTGAGGGATGCGACGCTGCTTTTGGAGACGGTATTTTGGGGGCGCAAGGCGACGTGGTTCACTTCTTGCCGTGTGGGATGGACCATGGGCGTTGGCTCGGCTACGCGCTCTCGGTATGCCCACCCCGAGAGCCCTTCAGCACGGGACGGGCGATGGAGCGAAACGGTTTGATCTATGCGATGGCGCATTTTACAGTCGTTTGTTCCGCGCGGTTTCGCAAGGGCGGTTCCTGGCAAGGCGCGGCGGCGGCTATCAAAGGCCACCAAGCGGTAGCGGTTGCTGATTGGACCTCAACCGGTCATGATGCTTCACTCTCAGAGAATAACCATGGCACCTTCCGGGTTGCTCAACACGCCCTTGCCAATTTAGGGGCCTACCAACTTGCGGTCGATTTGGCGACTCATCGCGAGAATTATCCCTTTGCGCTGGATGATGCAATGACATGGGCCTATGACTTTCGGGCGGGGGCCATCAACGCTGGTCTCTTCGCCGCCGCCAGCTAG